Proteins co-encoded in one Cupriavidus metallidurans CH34 genomic window:
- a CDS encoding response regulator, producing MRILIVEDDPMLGDGLQRGLKLIGHAVDWFGTAAEADRAIGMMHYDAVVLDLGLPDDDGVALLGRWRQQGRQMPVVVLTARDAVASRISGLDAGADDYLVKPVELDELAARLRAVTRRAAGMPEPVWRHGPLEYQPAARLALWHGKAVDLTSRESMLLELLLTYPNRVLTREFLRDKLYDWDKGSESNTLEVHIHHLRKKLHPGIVRTLRGAGYTLGTLEAIEIGTSEPEGGDRA from the coding sequence ATGCGAATCCTGATTGTTGAAGACGACCCGATGCTCGGCGACGGGCTCCAGCGCGGCCTGAAACTGATAGGTCATGCCGTGGACTGGTTTGGCACCGCCGCCGAAGCCGACCGTGCCATTGGCATGATGCACTACGACGCCGTAGTGCTGGACCTTGGTCTGCCAGACGACGATGGCGTGGCGTTGCTTGGCCGTTGGCGCCAGCAGGGCCGGCAGATGCCAGTCGTGGTGCTGACCGCGCGCGATGCCGTGGCCAGCCGGATCTCCGGGCTAGACGCCGGCGCCGATGACTACCTGGTCAAGCCAGTGGAACTGGACGAGCTGGCCGCCCGGCTTCGCGCAGTCACCCGCCGCGCGGCCGGGATGCCCGAGCCCGTCTGGCGTCATGGCCCACTCGAGTACCAGCCCGCTGCGCGCCTGGCGCTCTGGCACGGCAAGGCCGTGGACCTGACCAGCCGGGAATCCATGCTGCTGGAACTGTTGCTGACCTACCCCAACCGTGTGCTGACGCGCGAATTCCTGCGCGACAAGCTCTATGACTGGGACAAAGGCTCCGAAAGCAACACGCTGGAAGTCCACATCCATCACCTGCGCAAGAAGCTCCATCCCGGCATCGTGCGCACGCTGCGCGGCGCCGGCTACACCCTGGGCACGCTCGAGGCGATCGAGATCGGCACCTCGGAACCCGAGGGCGGGGATCGCGCATGA
- a CDS encoding glycosyltransferase family 39 protein, with protein MPQPTSQQRASVASSQSTQGAVGWSAATGWVVLFVAVALVVWFVSLDMRHLVGPDEGRYAEISREMFASGDWVTIRYNALKYFEKPPFHMWVTVVGYELFGLGEWQARLAVALSGLLGIGVSMMAARRWFGARAAAFTGLALLAAPMWSVAAHFNTLDMTLAGVMSCVLAFMLMGQHPDASVAARRGWMVACWAAMGVAILTKGLVGIALPGLVLVVYTLVTRDWGLWRRLHLALGVVVMLVITVPWFYLVSVRNPEFPNFFFIHEHWQRYTSNIHSRSGSVFYFLPLVIGGFLPWAGIFPKLWTAMRAPVEGTQARFRPALMAGIWAIAIFVFFSISRSKLPGYIVPVIPALGILAGVALDRLSPRSWGKQLIGMAIVAACGLLASPVVATLNANHIPNSFYRAYAVWVAVAFVVMLLGIAVARLLLRRGVLPSVAVYAMGMYLGFTVALLGHETVGRPASGADIAPQIAQKLTPEMPLYGVQMLDHTLPFYLRHPLMMVGQADELTFGATVEPQRVVPDVDSFTKLWKNGQPAMAVMSPDTYLALAPTLSMYVVARDWRRVVVANVASLAGPQ; from the coding sequence ATGCCGCAACCCACCTCTCAGCAACGCGCGTCCGTCGCATCCTCGCAGTCGACCCAAGGGGCGGTCGGCTGGTCGGCCGCCACAGGCTGGGTCGTGCTGTTTGTCGCCGTGGCCCTGGTGGTCTGGTTCGTCTCGCTGGACATGCGCCATCTGGTCGGGCCCGACGAAGGGCGCTATGCGGAGATTTCGCGCGAGATGTTCGCCTCGGGTGACTGGGTGACGATTCGTTATAACGCGCTGAAGTATTTCGAGAAGCCGCCATTCCATATGTGGGTAACGGTGGTGGGCTACGAACTCTTCGGGCTGGGCGAGTGGCAGGCACGGCTGGCCGTGGCGCTGTCCGGGTTGCTCGGCATCGGCGTGTCGATGATGGCCGCGCGTCGCTGGTTTGGCGCGCGTGCCGCGGCCTTCACCGGCCTTGCCCTGCTGGCCGCGCCGATGTGGAGCGTGGCGGCCCATTTCAATACGCTCGACATGACCCTGGCGGGCGTGATGTCCTGCGTGCTGGCCTTCATGCTGATGGGCCAGCATCCGGACGCCTCCGTGGCGGCGCGGCGCGGCTGGATGGTCGCCTGCTGGGCCGCGATGGGCGTGGCCATCCTGACCAAGGGGCTGGTGGGCATCGCGCTCCCGGGGCTGGTGCTGGTGGTCTATACGCTGGTGACGCGGGATTGGGGCCTCTGGCGCCGCCTGCATCTGGCGCTGGGCGTCGTGGTGATGCTCGTGATCACGGTACCGTGGTTCTATCTGGTATCGGTCCGTAACCCCGAATTTCCGAACTTCTTCTTCATTCACGAGCACTGGCAGCGCTACACGTCGAATATCCACTCGCGGTCGGGCTCGGTTTTCTACTTCCTGCCGCTGGTCATCGGCGGGTTCCTGCCGTGGGCGGGCATCTTCCCGAAGCTGTGGACCGCCATGCGCGCGCCGGTCGAAGGCACGCAGGCACGCTTCCGTCCGGCGCTGATGGCCGGCATCTGGGCCATCGCGATCTTCGTGTTCTTCAGCATTTCCCGCTCGAAGCTGCCAGGTTATATCGTGCCGGTGATCCCCGCACTGGGCATTCTCGCCGGGGTGGCGCTCGATCGCCTGAGCCCGCGTAGCTGGGGCAAGCAACTCATCGGCATGGCCATCGTGGCGGCTTGCGGGCTGCTGGCCAGTCCCGTGGTGGCCACACTCAATGCCAACCACATTCCCAATTCGTTCTACCGCGCCTACGCAGTCTGGGTGGCCGTGGCCTTTGTCGTGATGCTGCTGGGCATCGCGGTGGCCCGCCTGCTGCTGCGCCGTGGCGTGCTGCCCAGCGTGGCGGTCTACGCGATGGGCATGTACCTGGGCTTCACCGTGGCGCTGCTTGGCCACGAGACGGTCGGCCGCCCGGCGTCGGGCGCCGATATCGCGCCGCAGATCGCGCAGAAGCTGACGCCGGAGATGCCGCTCTACGGCGTGCAGATGCTCGACCATACGTTGCCGTTCTACCTGCGTCATCCGCTGATGATGGTGGGGCAAGCCGACGAACTGACGTTTGGCGCGACGGTGGAGCCGCAGCGCGTGGTGCCCGATGTCGACAGTTTCACCAAGCTCTGGAAGAACGGCCAGCCGGCCATGGCCGTGATGTCCCCGGACACCTATCTGGCGCTCGCGCCGACCTTGTCGATGTACGTGGTGGCGCGTGACTGGCGTCGCGTGGTGGTGGCGAACGTGGCATCGCTTGCCGGGCCCCAGTAA